The following coding sequences lie in one Arachis ipaensis cultivar K30076 chromosome B03, Araip1.1, whole genome shotgun sequence genomic window:
- the LOC107633418 gene encoding uncharacterized protein LOC107633418, translated as MEAMLANLCKESEDMKKFREEVRGSIKSQGEVLKNLESKVGHLSQQTPKSTDSFPSDTEKNSRGELKKVRWEECKSINLSSEEVLKEECSKHSEHDEGKSRKNVREIEEMASLEQRKEQKEKEVLKPFVPQAPFSQRLRESEEERSYSRFLDMFASLSVNIPFIKTLQQMPTYIKCMKELLTKKGTLKGGQIVTMNKECSALIKKDKQAEGVIENVLVKVENYFLPTDFFVLDMEESYLHPIILGRPFLATARALIDVEQGELILRIHDEHLTFHAFKPTSESEPEPIESKDDHSNMCTKEKSNSESAAEPLKQSLVNNQEFQEIQQPTELKKELKP; from the exons ATGGAAGCTATGCTTGCAAACCTTTGCAAGGAGTCTGAAGACATGAAAAAGTTCAGGGAAGAAGTGAGAGGTAGTATAAAAAGCCAAGGGGAGGTTCTTAAGAATCTTGAATCTAAGGTAGGACATCTTTCACAGCAAACTCCGAAATCCACTGATAGTTTTCCAAGTGACACTGAGAAAAATTCAAGAGGGGAACTAAAGAAAGTAAGGTGGGAAGAATGCAAGTCAATCAATCTAAGCAGTGAAGAAGTTCTGAAGGAAGAATGTTCCAaacactcagagcatgatgaaggAAAGTCTAGGAAGAATGTAAGGGAGATAGAAGAAATGGCTAGCCTTGAACAGAGGaaggaacaaaaagagaaagaagtccTCAAGCCTTTTGTGCCACAAGCACCATTTTCCCAGAGACTAAGGGAAAGTGAGGAAGAAAGGTCATATTCAAGATTCCTagatatgtttgcatctctcagtgTCAATATTCCCTTTATCAAAACTCTCCAACAGATGCCTACATACATCAAGTGCATGAAAGAGCTACTGACTAAGAAAGGAACCTTAAAAGGGGGACAAATAGTGacaatgaacaaggaatgtagtgcactCATTAAGAAGGAT AAGCAGGCCGAAGGAGTTATTGAAAATGTATTGGTAAAGGTAGAAAACTACTTCCTCCCCACTGACTTTTTtgttctggacatggaagaaagttaCCTTCATCCCATTATTCtggggagaccatttctagccactgctAGAGCCCTGATAGATGTGGAACAAGGAGAGTTAAtcctgagaatacatgatgaacaccTCACCTTCCATGCTTTCAAACCTACATCTGAGTCTGAGCCAGAACCTATAGAGTCAAAGGATGATCACAGCAACATGTGCACCAAggaaa aaaGCAACAGTGAATCAGCAGCTGAACCCCTGAAACAGTCCTTGGTGAACAATCAAGAATTTCAAGAGATACAGCAACCGACAGAACTCAAGAAAGAACTGAAGCCATAA
- the LOC107633419 gene encoding uncharacterized protein LOC107633419 translates to MTEAPTYKSYVRDVEVNFTPKTIMKVLGLRAAHFDEPEYQERVNENPDYDEISSDICVVNTDWERDNQRGHKFLKRGDLIPEAKGWYELIKRSILGTVNTSEVNKKRAVILHCIMVGGEIKVHEIIANDIQKVAEKNSAEAWLHYPSTIMRLCMKARVPLEDANPTWLHLGLPMTLERMMNVTEAQQSRRPQRRRRREEPREEEDHQEEQEEEQQFQPQTNMDMGRMQEEFHSQYMRAYERQEEFQLRMMSQQRDFESRSLVMQREQASQFQGAFNQLAQLQVDNMSAFKEFTTLQDARYGVQSDYNINGQIKLNYIAEHLHRMDPAFPIYDQYFKERSDIEVDKAIRLMGGGNRISHT, encoded by the coding sequence ATGACCGAAGCCCCAACGTACAAGAGTTATGTACGGGATGTGGAAGTAAACTTTACTCCAAAGACCATTATGAAGGTCTTAGGACTACGGGcagcacattttgatgagccagaGTACCAAGAAAGAGTGAATGAGAATCCAGATTATGATGAAATCTCTAGTGATATCTGTGTGGTGAACACTGACTGGGAGAGAGACAATCAAAGAGGACACAAGTTCCTGAAAAGGGGAGATCTCATCCCTGAAGCAAAAGGTTGGTATGAGCTTATAAAGAGATCAATTTTGGGCACGgtgaacacctcagaagttaacaagAAAAGGGCTGTAATACTACACTGTATAATGGTGGGAGGAGAGAtaaaagttcatgagatcattgcAAATGACATTCAAAAGGTTGCAGAGAAAAATTCTGCTGAAGCCTGGCTCCATTACCCAAGCACCATTATGAGGTTATGCATGAAGGCCAGAGTGCCACTGGAGGATGCAAATCCAACATGGCTACATCTAGGCTTGCCTATGACCCTCGAAaggatgatgaatgtcacagaggcACAACAAAGTCGAAGACCACAAAGGAGGCGAAGGAGAGAAGAACCACGTGAggaagaagatcatcaagaagaacaagaagaagagcaaCAATTCCAACCACAAACCAACATGGACATGGGCAGGATGCAAGAAGAATTCCATTCACAATACATGAGAGCTTATGAGAGACAAGAGGAGTTTCAGctaagaatgatgagccaacagAGAGATTTTGAGTCAAGATCACTAGTTATGCAAAGAGAACAAGCTTCACAATTTCAAGGAGCTTTCAACCAGTTGGCCCAACTTCAAgttgataatatgagtgctttcAAGGAGTTCACGACTCTTCAGGATGCAAGATATGGAGTTCAATCTGACTATAACATAAATGGTCAAATCAAGCTCAACTACATTGCGGAACATCTACATAGAATGGATCCAGCATTTCCAATCTATGATCAATACTTCAAGGAAAGGAGTGACATAGAAGTAGACAAAGCAATACGCCTGATGGGGGGTGGAAATCGGATTTCACACAcataa